The Solanum lycopersicum chromosome 6, SLM_r2.1 genome has a window encoding:
- the LOC101261424 gene encoding probably inactive leucine-rich repeat receptor-like protein kinase At5g48380: MTVPLTKMALDKRALTTFAAILIYLVLSCAVCSAVQSDIDCLKSIKDSFEDPLNFLNTTWKFDNQTEGFICKFAGIQCWHPDETRVLSISLPDMRLKGKFPRGLKNCTSITSLDLSSNELHGSIPNDISKIIGFVVMLDLSSNNFSGEIPVNLANCSFLNSLRLDDNQFTGPIPAEIGLLGRLKNFNVANNRLTGAVPRFTNATFPAEIYANNAGLCGPPLTLCEDIAKKPRTGIIVGAAVGGVTLGAVLLTIGMFLYMRKISRKRKNADDPEGNKWAKSIKGSKAIQLSMFEKSTSKMRLSDLMKATNNFSKNNIVGSGRTGTFYKAVLDDGTSLMVKRLQNTQHSEKEFTSEMATLGNVKHRNLVPLLGFCMAKKERLLVYKDMPNGTLHDRLHSLSEGEKTLEWPMRMKIAIGAAKGFAWLHHNCNPRIIHRNISSKCILLDVEYEPKISDFGLARLMNPVDTHLSTFVNGEFGDFGYVAPEYARTLMATPKGDVYSFGVVLLELVTGETPTSVAKAPETFKGNLVEWITQLSGESKLQDAIDHSLSSKGYDSEIFQVLKVACRCVLSAAPKERPTMFELYQLLRAIGERYHFTTDDDIMMPESDSGFQMDELIVAQ; the protein is encoded by the exons ATGACGGTGCCTCTCACCAAGATGGCTTTGGATAAGAGAGCTCTTACTACCTTTGCTGCTATTTTGATTTACTTGGTCTTGAGCTGTGCTGTTTGCTCTGCTGTTCAAAGCGACATTGACTGTCTGAAATCTATTAAAGATTCATTTGAAGAtccattgaatttcttgaaCACTACATGGAAGTTCGATAATCAGACCGAAGGTTTCATCTGCAAGTTTGCTGGGATTCAGTGCTGGCATCCTGATGAAACCAGAGTTTTGAGTATCAGTCTTCCTGACATGCGTCTCAAGGGCAAGTTTCCACGTGGTCTTAAGAATTGCACCTCTATTACATCATTAGATCTTTCGAGCAACGAGCTCCATGGAAGTATTCCAAATGATATCTCCAAAATTATAGGTTTTGTGGTAATGCTGGATCTCTCATCCAACAATTTTTCAGGGGAAATCCCAGTTAATCTTGCAAACTGCTCTTTTTTAAATAGCCTTAGACTTGACGACAACCAGTTTACGGGCCCAATTCCTGCAGAAATTGGCTTGCTTGGTCGGCTCAAGAATTTTAATGTAGCAAACAATCGATTGACTGGAGCAGTTCCACGTTTCACAAATGCAACTTTTCCTGCAGAGATCTATGCCAATAATGCCGGACTGTGTGGACCACCATTAACTCTTTGTGAGGATATTGCTAAGAAACCCCGTACTGGAATCATTGTTGGTGCAGCTGTTGGTGGGGTGACTTTAGGTGCTGTATTATTGACCATTGgtatgttcttatatatgagAAAGATATCCAGGAAGAGGAAAAATGCAGATGATCCTGAAGGGAATAAATGGGCGAAGAGTATTAAGGGTTCCAAGGCAATCCAG CTTTCAATGTTTGAGAAATCTACTTCAAAAATGAGATTAAGTGATCTCATGAAGGCCACCAACAACTTCAGCAAGAACAATATTGTTGGGTCAGGAAGAACCGGGACATTCTACAAAGCAGTACTTGATGATGGCACTTCACTTATGGTTAAGAGGTTGCAGAATACTCAACACTCAGAGAAAGAGTTTACATCCGAGATGGCTACGTTGGGAAATGTGAAGCACCGTAACCTGGTACCTCTTTTAGGTTTCTGCATGGCGAAAAAAGAAAGGCTGTTGGTCTACAAAGATATGCCAAATGGCACCTTGCATGATAGGTTGCATTCATTGAGTGAAGGGGAAAAAACTCTTGAGTGGCCTATGAGAATGAAAATCGCCATTGGAGCAGCCAAAGGATTTGCATGGCTTCACCACAACTGCAATCCTCGTATCATTCACAGAAATATTAGTTCTAAATGCATCTTGCTGGATGTGGAATATGAACCTAAAATATCAGATTTTGGACTTGCTAGGCTCATGAATCCAGTTGACACTCATTTGAGTACCTTCGTAAATGGGGAATTCGGGGACTTTGGTTATGTTGCACCTGAGTATGCGCGAACTCTCATGGCTACACCAAAAGGTGATGTGTACAGTTTTGGTGTTGTACTTCTCGAGTTAGTTACAGGTGAGACACCAACTTCTGTTGCCAAAGCTCCCGAGACCTTTAAGGGGAATTTGGTGGAATGGATCACACAACTCTCTGGTGAATCTAAGCTTCAAGATGCGATTGACCATTCTCTGTCTAGTAAAGGTTATGACAGTGAGATCTTCCAGGTCCTTAAAGTTGCTTGTCGATGTGTGTTGTCTGCTGCTCCTAAGGAGAGGCCAACAATGTTTGAACTGTACCAGCTTCTGAGAGCCATTGGAGAGCGGTATCATTTCACAACTGATGATGACATTATGATGCCTGAGAGTGATAGCGGATTCCAAATGGACGAGCTCATTGTTGCTCAATAA
- the LOC101260547 gene encoding formin-like protein 1 yields the protein MVVSVFFIFFLCFSPHLSFATVAGNNRRVLHEPFFPLDSPSPSSQPPIPSPPAPTEYPFQGSTTPPDNSDNNPFFPTYPSPPPPPDSPADFVPANVSSIILPNTSKSNPVSSKLIVTAIISVIAAVIVLSIAIFLHTRKRRKQNYRKTQRSDSNSNGLSRDGAKNDANNSIPKLQRPSQTSSEFLYLGTLASSHGGIETHNAQNRNGSNTSSAPSSRKMDSPELRPLPPLHGRNLRQSYGNTRFFSGTAENDVDFYSSAGSMGGRESSIGGDSLSRRDFSAVEVERFVGCSSSSSSSSSSSGSGSPARSVSLSISPPASLSPERKNLRPKSPELVAVDTAPPPQYPPPPPPPPATIVPPFAESPSPSPSPPCPLSPERYSTRSMDSSPGIFNLLDQDVQFPATIRNHIQQATPALGPPPPRPPPPPPPPSKNIESPKTPSPPLSKPAFNPPVLESPLKPIGIESPVLVSPMELPSVSEHIEKDDERTEEPKPKLKTLHWDKVRASSDREMVWDQLKSSSFKLNEEMIETLFVVKTPTLNANDTTRRLVPSPSQENRVLDPKKAQNIAILLRAINVTTEEICEALLEGNAETIGSELLEILLKMAPSKEEERKLKEYKDDSPVKLGPAEKFLKAVLDVPFAFKRVDAMLYISNFDYEVDYLRKSFETLEAACEELRSSRMFLKLLEAVLKTGNRMNVGTNRGDAHAFKLDTLLKLVDVKGADGKTTLLHFVVQEIIKGEGTRLSGGNQNEQCTTNDDAKCRKLGLQVVSNITSELMNVKNAAAMDSEVLHSDVLKLSKGIGNIAEVAGYIEAVGSEESSTKKFSESMNRFMEIAEEKIIRLQAQEALAMSLVKEITEYFHGDSAREEAHPLRTFMVVKDFLMILDRVCKEVGMINERTVVSSAHKFPVPVNPNLQPVTSIYTAKRQHSSSDDEYLSS from the exons ATGGTGGTTTCtgttttcttcatcttcttcctctgTTTTTCACCTCACTTGTCATTTGCCACCGTCGCCGGAAACAACCGCCGTGTTCTACATGAACCCTTTTTCCCATTAGACTCACCTTCACCTTCTTCTCAACCACCTATACCTTCTCCTCCAGCCCCTACAGAGTACCCATTTCAAGGCTCTACTACGCCTCCTGATAACAGTGATAATAACCCATTTTTCCCTACTTACCCTTCTCCTCCACCTCCCCCTGATTCACCTGCTGATTTTGTTCCTGCAAATGTTTCTTCTATTATCCTTCCAAATACCTCCAAATCTAACCCTGTTTCAAGTAAACTCATTGTCACTGCTATTATCTCTGTTATTGCTGCTGTCATTGTTCTTTCTATTGCTATCTTTTTGCATACACGAAAGCGAAGGAAGCAGAATTACCGAAAAACACAAAGATCTGATAGTAATAGCAATGGGTTGAGTCGGGATGGTGCTAAGAATGATGCGAATAATAGTATTCCTAAGCTTCAAAGACCGTCTCAGACTAGTTCGGAGTTTCTCTATTTGGGTACACTTGCTAGCTCACATGGCGGAATTGAAACACATAATGCTCAGAATCGTAATGGTAGTAACACTAGTTCTGCTCCTTCTTCCAGAAAAATGGACTCGCCGGAGCTCCGTCCATTGCCGCCGTTACATGGACGGAATTTGAGACAGAGTTATGGGAATACCAGGTTTTTCTCCGGTACTGCTGAAAATGATGTGGATTTTTACTCTTCTGCCGGATCTATGGGTGGTAGAGAGAGTTCAATCGGAGGTGACTCACTGTCCCGAAGAGATTTTTCTGCTGTTGAAGTTGAGAGATTTGTTGGCTGTAGCTCATCTTCTTCGAGTTCGTCCTCGAGTTCCGGGTCCGGTTCGCCGGCCCGGTCTGTATCGCTGAGCATTTCGCCGCCGGCGAGTTTGAGTCCGGAAAGGAAAAATTTAAGACCCAAGTCACCGGAACTGGTCGCTGTTGACACCGCTCCACCACCTCAGTATCCACCTCCTCCTCCACCGCCACCGGCGACAATTGTGCCACCATTTGCAGAATCTCCATCACCATCACCGTCACCTCCATGCCCATTATCACCAGAGAGATATTCAACCAGAAGCATGGACTCATCTCCGGGAATTTTTAATCTTTTGGATCAAGATGTTCAGTTTCCGGCGACAATCAGAAATCACATACAGCAAGCCACACCAGCTCTTGGACCACCACCGCCACGTCCGCCGCCACCTCCACCACCACCTTCTAAGAATATAGAAAGCCCCAAAACACCCTCACCTCCACTTTCAAAGCCAGCATTTAACCCTCCAGTTCTTGAATCTCCTTTAAAACCCATTGGAATTGAGAGTCCAGTATTGGTTTCTCCAATGGAGTTGCCTTCTGTTTCGGAACATATTGAGAAGGATGATGAGAGAACTGAGGAACCCAAACCAAAGTTGAAAACTTTGCATTGGGATAAAGTGAGAGCAAGTTCGGATCGCGAAATGGTTTGGGATCAACTGAAATCGAGCTCATTTAA GTTGAATGAAGAGATGATAGAAACACTCTTTGTTGTAAAGACTCCTACATTGAATGCAAACGACACAACTAGACGTCTAGTACCCTCACCGAGCCAAGAGAATAGGGTACTTGATCCAAAGAAAGCACAAAACATTGCAATTTTGCTGAGGGCCATAAATGTAACCACAGAGGAAATATGTGAAGCCCTTTTAGAAG GAAATGCTGAAACTATTGGGAGTGAGCTCCTTGAGATTTTATTGAAGATGGCTCCATCAAAAGAGGAAGAACGTAAGCTAAAAGAATACAAAGATGATTCTCCAGTCAAGCTCGGGCCAGCAGAGAAGTTTCTGAAAGCAGTGCTTGATGTACCTTTTGCATTCAAAAGGGTAGACGCTATGCTGTATATATCAAATTTCGATTATGAGGTGGACTACCTCAGGAAGTCATTTGAAACTCTAGAG GCAGCATGTGAAGAGTTGAGAAGTAGCAGAATGTTCTTGAAGCTTCTGGAAGCCGTGTTGAAGACGGGTAACCGcatgaatgttgggacaaacaGGGGAGATGCTCATGCCTTCAAACTTGACACTCTGCTAAAGCTTGTAGATGTAAAGGGAGCAGATGGGAAAACAACCCTTTTGCATTTTGTGGTTCAGGAGATTATAAAAGGTGAAGGTACTCGTCTTTCCGGAGGAAATCAGAACGAACAGTGTACCACTAATGATGACGCTAAGTGCCGGAAACTTGGCCTTCAAGTGGTTTCCAACATTACTTCAGAGCTTATGAATGTTAAAAATGCTGCTGCTATGGATTCAGAAGTGCTCCACAGCGATGTTTTAAAGCTTTCTAAGGGAATTGGAAACATTGCTGAGGTTGCAGGATACATTGAAGCGGTTGGATCAGAGGAAAGCAGTACTAAAAAATTCTCCGAGTCCATGAACAGGTTTATGGAAATAGCAGAAGAGAAGATCATACGGCTCCAAGCTCAAGAGGCGTTGGCCATGTCACTGGTGAAGGAAATAACCGAGTATTTCCATGGAGATTCAGCTAGAGAAGAGGCTCACCCTCTCAGAACCTTCATGGTGGTCAAAGACTTCCTAATGATTCTTGATCGCGTTTGCAAGGAAGTTGGGATGATAAATGAGAGGACAGTAGTTAGCTCCGCGCATAAATTTCCAGTTCCAGTTAATCCAAATCTACAACCTGTCACTAGCATATACACAGCTAAACGGCAACATAGTTCCTCTGATGATGAATATTTATCTTCTTAG